From Vidua macroura isolate BioBank_ID:100142 chromosome 5, ASM2450914v1, whole genome shotgun sequence, the proteins below share one genomic window:
- the MRPL42 gene encoding 39S ribosomal protein L42, mitochondrial: MAISLRTAWSSLLWMRSAATCKQVPLQNGAVYHACHKSTYSVLPEDYNCKVELAVTSDLKTVVCYHPSLEIPYEHTKPIPRPDPVNNKEENLDQVLKSRLNEKELKNSRGPTIEELSKMFYTTKHRWYPVGQYHRRRKNPNPPKDR; the protein is encoded by the exons ATGGCAATATCACTTAGAACTGCATGGTCCAGCCTCCTTTGGATGCGTTCAGCAGCAACCTGTAAGCAGGTCCCACTGCAGA ATGGAGCTGTGTATCATGCTTGCCATAAATCTACATACTCAGTTCTCCCTGAGGACTACAATTG caaaGTGGAACTTGCAGTGACATCCGATCTGAAGACAGTTGTCTGCTACCACCCTTCGCTTGAGATTCCATATGAGCATACAAAA CCCATACCACGGCCAGATCCAGTGaataataaagaagaaaaccttGATCAAGTTTTAAAATCCAGATTGAATGAAAAAGAGCTAAAGAACAGTAGAGGTCCTACAATTGAAGAGCTCAGCAAAATGTTTTACACAACAAAACATCGCTGGTATCCTGTGGGACa gtaTCATAGAAGACGCAAGAATCCTAATCCTCCTAAAGACCGATAA